A region of the Candidatus Eisenbacteria bacterium genome:
GATCAGCTCGAACTCGGTCTTGAAGCGCGCGTTCTCCCCGACGCGGACCCGCGCCTTCGGAAGGACGAGAACCCCGCCCTCTCTTCCGTGGACGTGGCGCTCGAAGTAGGAGTAGTCCGCTCCGTCGCCGACCTCGATCTCCGCGTCCATCGAGTGCGTGATGTCGAGGGCGTTCGGGAATACGCAATGCGCGAGGATCGAGGCGGCCGCCCCCTTCCCCATCCGCACGCGAAGAACGATATGCTGCTTTCCGGTTTCGGGGAGCATTCCGAAGCACATATGGATCGGCGTCTCGATGCGCGCGCCTACCCGCACGGAGATGTCCGCCTCGATTCCGTCCGCCGTCTCGCGCGCGTCCACATCGAGACCGCGGACGAGACGGCTTCCGATCACGCGGTTTCCGTGCACGACGACGCGCGCGGTGTCCGTCCCCGGCTCGTGCAGGCCGGCCGAGTCGAACAGCGCGCGGATCGTGGAGTTCTCACTCAAGATTCGCGCAC
Encoded here:
- a CDS encoding SufD family Fe-S cluster assembly protein yields the protein MLSENSTIRALFDSAGLHEPGTDTARVVVHGNRVIGSRLVRGLDVDARETADGIEADISVRVGARIETPIHMCFGMLPETGKQHIVLRVRMGKGAAASILAHCVFPNALDITHSMDAEIEVGDGADYSYFERHVHGREGGVLVLPKARVRVGENARFKTEFELIKGRVGMIDVDYETYVGPGGVLEMVARISGRGNDRIRIGETGILDGEGSRGVLKSHIALRDRAKADVHNRLVANAAYARGHVDCKEIVQDEASASAIPIVEVNHPKAHVTHEASIGSVDSKQLETLMARGLTEDDAVERIIRGLLS